One Pseudomonadota bacterium genomic window, CGAGGCTCGGCGCCGTGATGGGCGGGATGTCCGGCCCGGCGATCCGCCCCCTCGCGGTCCGGCTGATCTACGAGGTGCACCGCGCGGTCCCCGCGATCCCGATCATCGGCATCGGCGGCGTGACGTGCCTGCGCGACGCGCTGGAGCTCATGCTCGCCGGGGCGTCCGCGATCCAGGTGGGCACCGCGAGCACCTCGAACCCGCTGACGTGCATCGAGATCATCGACGCGATGGAGGAGTACTTCACCGCTCGGGACATCCGCCCCGCGGACATCGTCGGACAGGTCCGGATCGACTAACGCTTCCCGCTCGTCGGCAGGAGCCCCGCGATCATCCCGAAGCCGAACACCGTGTGGATCGTCGCGTAACAGATCGCGTTGTGCGCGAAGGTCGACGGGTGGCCGAGGCTGTAGGCGGCGGTCGCGATCGCGTACGCGCCCAGCGGCGCGGCGTTCAGGGGGCAGACGCACACGAGCCCCGGCAGGCAGGCGAGGTACCCCGCGAAGGCGAGCGGCGCGAGGTGCACGGCCCTGAAGCGCCTATGCTGGATCATCATCCGGGAGCGCGCGACGCCGTAGCTCCACATCTGCCTGGCGAGCTTGCGCCAGCTGCGCCGCGCGAAGTAGGTCGACTCGATCGACGGGTCGAACAGGATGCGGTAGCCGGCCTTGCGGATCCGCTCGCTCAGCTCGCCGTCCTGGCCGATCAGGTACTCGGTGTCGAACTTCCCGACCGCGTCGAACACCTCGCGCCTGTAGATCCCGAACATCACGGTGTCGACGAACTGACGCTTCGAGGAGTAGCGGTACTGGGAGACGCCGCCGCCCCAGAAGGTGCCGATCACGTAGCCGATCGCCTCGGCGAACCTGTCCCCCTCCCCGCCCTCAGGCAGCGCGTTGACGATCTTGCCGCCCGC contains:
- a CDS encoding glycosyltransferase yields the protein MPKAEKKAARAVDVSVIVPTYDEERFVGRCLRSLAASRTELAFEVLVLDGMSKDGTRREVEAVRAELRGRAGGPEIRLLDNPERRTPFAFNRGLDAARGAYVVILGAHSEVSETWLQASYDAITGAPDDVMLAGGKIVNALPEGGEGDRFAEAIGYVIGTFWGGGVSQYRYSSKRQFVDTVMFGIYRREVFDAVGKFDTEYLIGQDGELSERIRKAGYRILFDPSIESTYFARRSWRKLARQMWSYGVARSRMMIQHRRFRAVHLAPLAFAGYLACLPGLVCVCPLNAAPLGAYAIATAAYSLGHPSTFAHNAICYATIHTVFGFGMIAGLLPTSGKR
- a CDS encoding dihydroorotate dehydrogenase; amino-acid sequence: RLGAVMGGMSGPAIRPLAVRLIYEVHRAVPAIPIIGIGGVTCLRDALELMLAGASAIQVGTASTSNPLTCIEIIDAMEEYFTARDIRPADIVGQVRID